A genomic window from Parafrankia discariae includes:
- the cofD gene encoding 2-phospho-L-lactate transferase — protein sequence MKVTALAGGIGGARFLQGVRAARPDAEITVIGNTGDDITLHGLRICPDLDTVMYTLGGGISAERGWGREDETFVVSAELAAYGVGPGWFGLGDRDLATHLVRTQMIEAGYPLSDVVTALCDRWKPGVRLLPMSNDRVETHVIITDDEGRRAVHFQEWWLRMRAGVPAEAILSVGAAESKPAPGVLDAIADADVVLIGPSNPVVSIGTILSVPGVADALRVTLAPVIGVSPIIGGAAVRGMADACLKAIGVETSALAVGVHYGGRHRTGRPPLPDSGSGVVSDVADPSRESDPSRAAGSVAEQAGAGGATSGGTPEELGHGLLDGWLVDVVDAAIAADPDAVPGATVKAVPLLMTDLEATVAIVEAALELAGV from the coding sequence GTGAAGGTCACCGCATTGGCCGGCGGCATCGGCGGCGCGCGTTTTCTGCAGGGTGTCCGGGCTGCCCGCCCCGACGCCGAGATCACCGTGATCGGCAACACGGGTGATGACATCACGCTGCACGGCCTGCGCATCTGCCCAGACCTGGACACCGTGATGTACACCCTGGGCGGCGGGATCTCGGCCGAACGCGGCTGGGGCCGGGAGGACGAGACGTTCGTCGTCTCGGCCGAGCTGGCGGCCTACGGGGTGGGCCCGGGCTGGTTCGGGCTCGGCGACCGTGATCTCGCCACGCACCTCGTCCGCACCCAGATGATCGAGGCCGGTTACCCGCTCTCCGACGTCGTCACGGCGCTGTGCGACCGGTGGAAGCCGGGGGTGCGCCTGCTGCCGATGTCGAACGACCGGGTCGAGACCCATGTGATCATCACCGACGACGAGGGCCGGCGGGCCGTCCACTTCCAGGAGTGGTGGCTGCGGATGCGGGCGGGGGTGCCCGCCGAGGCGATCCTGTCCGTGGGCGCCGCCGAGTCGAAGCCGGCGCCGGGTGTGCTGGACGCGATCGCGGACGCCGACGTCGTGCTGATCGGGCCGTCCAACCCGGTGGTCTCGATCGGGACGATCCTGTCGGTTCCCGGTGTCGCGGACGCGCTGCGGGTCACCCTGGCCCCGGTCATCGGCGTCTCCCCGATCATCGGCGGGGCGGCGGTCCGTGGGATGGCCGACGCCTGCCTGAAGGCGATCGGCGTCGAGACGTCGGCGCTCGCGGTCGGTGTGCACTACGGCGGCCGGCACCGGACCGGCCGGCCCCCACTCCCGGACTCGGGTTCAGGTGTGGTCTCGGATGTGGCCGACCCGTCCCGGGAATCCGACCCGTCCCGGGCGGCGGGCTCGGTGGCGGAGCAGGCGGGGGCCGGCGGTGCCACCTCCGGGGGAACACCCGAAGAGCTTGGTCACGGTCTGCTGGACGGGTGGCTGGTGGACGTCGTGGACGCGGCGATCGCCGCGGACCCCGACGCCGTACCCGGAGCTACCGTTAAAGCCGTACCGCTTCTCATGACCGATCTGGAGGCCACTGTGGCGATCGTGGAGGCGGCGCTGGAGCTCGCCGGTGTCTGA
- a CDS encoding TetR/AcrR family transcriptional regulator has protein sequence MPRNRQEVPREERIDALLAVAEQQFLARGFAGTSIAEIARAAGIEPGSVYWYFRSKDHAFAAVLNRLLDGEVDRIAELPGEAAQKLFAALDSVERRRTLHPCVAERAPHAPPIMEYHERLHEWLHGLALSAVADLVPEPDHEIAADAVVATIEGGLANPAPSRPTSHLVRYLLASLAAVEHAPNAAATEVTIATT, from the coding sequence GTGCCACGCAACCGCCAGGAGGTCCCGCGCGAGGAACGGATCGACGCGCTGCTCGCGGTCGCCGAACAGCAGTTCCTCGCCCGCGGGTTCGCCGGTACCTCCATCGCCGAGATCGCCCGCGCCGCCGGTATCGAGCCCGGCTCGGTGTACTGGTACTTCCGGTCCAAGGATCACGCGTTCGCCGCCGTCCTGAACCGCCTGCTCGACGGCGAGGTGGACCGCATCGCCGAGCTGCCCGGCGAGGCGGCGCAGAAACTCTTCGCCGCGCTGGACTCGGTCGAGCGACGTCGGACGCTGCACCCCTGTGTCGCCGAGCGCGCCCCGCACGCCCCGCCGATCATGGAGTACCACGAGCGGCTGCACGAGTGGCTGCACGGCCTGGCGCTGAGCGCCGTGGCCGACCTGGTCCCCGAGCCCGACCACGAGATCGCCGCCGACGCCGTGGTCGCCACGATCGAGGGCGGGCTGGCCAACCCGGCGCCGAGCCGGCCCACCAGCCATCTCGTCCGCTATCTGCTGGCGTCACTCGCCGCGGTCGAACACGCGCCGAACGCCGCGGCCACCGAGGTCACCATCGCCACCACCTGA